From a region of the Dictyostelium discoideum AX4 chromosome 2 chromosome, whole genome shotgun sequence genome:
- the mybK gene encoding SSXT family protein: MQSDTLTVQTVPNTTNVTNTEHSMLAKIEENRHIIQTIWEKQNLGKLTECEQFQKRLHSNLLLLAPLADHQQNYHKQQQALLQQQQQQQQALLQQQQQSPVTNVATNTPPTLQHSISSPSPNNFNNNNNANNQFLSPNSPQVAKSSPSQNNPSTPIANTPTTTTTTAATTATNTNTMMSGSSGGVVSPVSNQQQQQSIQSPSQQSVVQRSPSQSLNSSASSIQSLQNIQNTQNTIQQLTNSLTQVKTIIQQYQSQNQQVPQDVISRYHEFYSMLQQQQQNLLQQQSLLQQQQALLQQQQVGNPMQQSNDMQPQTPQQNNMQQQQQPQTPQQTNMQQPQTPQQNSMQPSQQPITQQEYQQIYDKIVSMSSQILLCNQNIQKLQSESYDPHVLQGLQNQVANLEIAQANSLRFLPQQYHVVLFQQQQQQQANQQQLQLMQIKQSKEYMVLTPAQQLIYNQQIQQNHYNQQVILRQQQQKLMAILEQQNQMIAQQQQQQHQMHQQHQMQPQQQQQQHQMHQQSPQQPQQMGMGGNPPSLEMISPMSAVMNGVTSPMNQGMMSSNNGMPTITTSLSAISPTSPIGTNLNMSNPTTTTVANVTTTAATTTTASSSGKEEKEKKKDKKDKDKDKDKDDDDKESKKDKKDKKDKKASKEKTSHWTSEEHNKFLEAVQQFGIKDYHAIAKFVQTRNHHQVRTHVNTYLKNQKKAEAATSSTQVSTPQQQLPIVGTPQQSVGTPQQQQPPIEQTPPPPQQQQQPPQLTPEQQLASQQQQATLQFQQYQQPQDQQQQQYQQYQQYDPQQQQQQPQQQPPPPQTTPPNNENNNNINNNLENTNNNDNGNNNNNEYNSGFDSNSGLNDEMGIGLFGSPGNNSNNNLGISIEGNNFDDNPSISSPGV; encoded by the exons atgcaatCTGATACGTTGACTGTACAAACTGTACCAAATACAACGAATGTAACGAATACTGAGCATTCAATGTTAGCA aaAATTGAAGAAAATAGACATATTATTCAAACTATATgggaaaaacaaaatttaggTAAATTAACAGAATGtgaacaatttcaaaaaagaTTACATAgtaatcttttattattagctCCATTAGCTGATCACCAACAAAATTATCAT aaacaacaacaagcattactacagcaacaacagcaacaacaacaagcattactacaacaacagcaacaatcACCAGTTACAAATGTAGCAACCAATACACCACCAACTTTACAACACtcaatttcatcaccatcaccaaataattttaacaataataataatgcaaaTAATCAATTCCTTTCACCTAATAGTCCTCAAGTTGCAAAATCATCACCTTCTCAAAACAATCCATCAACACCAATTGCCAATactccaacaacaacaacaacaacagccgCAACAACAGCCACAAACACTAATACGATGATGAGTGGAAGTAGTGGCGGAGTGGTATCACCAGTTTCAaatcagcaacaacaacaatcgaTTCAGTCACCATCACAACAATCAGTTGTACAAAGATCACCATcacaatcattaaattcatcagCATCGTCAATTCAAAGTTtacaaaatattcaaaatactCAAAATacaattcaacaattaacaAACTCTCTAACACAAGTTAAAACTATAattcaacaatatcaatCACAAAATCAACAAGTACCACAAGATGTAATCTCTAGATATCATGAATTCTATTCAATgttgcaacaacaacaacaaaacctattacaacaacaatctttattacaacagcaacaagctttattacaacaacaacaagttgGAAACCCAATGCAACAAAGTAATGATATGCAACCACAAACaccacaacaaaataatatgcaacaacaacaacaaccacaaacaCCACAACAAACAAATATGCAACAACCTCAAACTCCACAACAAAATAGTATGCAACCATCTCAACAACCAATTACTCAACAAGAATATCAACAAATTTATGATAAAATAGTATCAATGAGTTCACAGATATTATTGTGTAATCAAAATATACAAAAATTACAAAGTGAATCCTATGATCCACACGTTTTACAAGGATTACAAAATCAAGTTGCAAATTTAGAGATTGCTCAAGCAAATAGTCTTAGATTCTTACCTCAACAATATCATGTCGTACTattccaacaacaacagcaacaacaagccaatcaacaacaattacaattaatgCAAATTAAACAATCAAAGGAATATATGGTTTTAACACCTGctcaacaattaatttataatcaacaaattcaacaaaatcaTTACAATCAACAAGTTATACtgagacaacaacaacaaaaattaatggCAATATTggaacaacaaaatcaaatgatagcacaacaacaacaacaacaacatcaaatgcatcaacaacatcaaatgcaaccacagcaacaacaacaacaacatcaaatgcatcaacaatcaccacaacaaccacaacaaatgGGAATGGGAGGTAACCCACCATCACTTGAAATGATATCACCAATGTCTGCTGTAATGAATGGTGTAACTAGTCCAATGAATCAAGGGATGATGagtagtaataatggtatgccaacaataacaacatcATTATCTGCAATTTCTCCAACCTCACCAATTggtacaaatttaaatatgtcCAATCCAACTACAACCACAGTAGCAAATGTCACCACCACCGCagccactaccaccactgcTTCATCATCTGGTAAAGAggagaaagaaaagaaaaaagataaaaaagataaagataaagataaggataaggatgatgatgataaagaatctaaaaaagataaaaaagataagaAGGATAAAAAAGCAAGTAAAGAGAAAACTTCGCATTGGACATCCGAAGaacataataaatttttagaaGCAGTTCAACAATTTGGTATTAAAGATTACCATGCCATAGCTAAATTTGTTCAAACTagaaatcatcatcaagttAGAACTCATGTAAATacttatttaaaaaatcaaaagaaagcTGAAGCTGCAACATCTTCAACTCAAGTTAGTActccacaacaacaattaccaaTAGTTGGTACTCCACAACAATCTGTTGGTactccacaacaacaacaaccaccaattgaacaaacaccaccaccaccacaacaacaacaacaaccaccacaattAACACCAGAACAACAATTAGcttcacaacaacaacaagcaacattacaatttcaacaatatcaacaaccacaagatcaacaacagcaacaatatcaacaatatcaacaatatgatcctcaacaacaacaacaacaaccacaacaacaacctccaccaccacaaaCCACTCCcccaaataatgaaaataataataatattaataataatttagaaaacactaataataacgataatggtaacaataataataatgaatataataGTGGATTTGATTCAAATAGTGGGTTGAATGACGAGATGGGAATAGGATTATTTGGATCACCtggtaataatagcaataataatttaggaATTTCCATTGAaggtaataattttgatgacAATCCATCAATCTCTTCCCCAGgtgtataa
- the hspG8 gene encoding heat shock protein Hsp20 domain-containing protein, producing the protein MATIFDILNTLNNNNNNNFENCKRQCSTNKSNKTIIDILPPMDVTMTNDKLIIETELAGISKDHIEIDIKDSILTIQGEKKKNLNKQQQQLVIEKSSTSPSSSTLDSKEDEPSIEEFEDDIKPKSTTSTTTVSTTTTATKENKEDENKTKPTDKKFISERSFGNFKRYLDLTKVLYQLDLNSINTQFENGLLTITINKKLHYPNPIKININ; encoded by the coding sequence atggcAACAAtctttgatattttaaatactcttaataataataataataataattttgaaaattgtaaaaGACAATGCTCAACCAATAAAAGCAATAAGACAATTATTGATATACTACCACCAATGGATGTAACAATGACAAATGATAAACTAATCATTGAAACAGAGTTAGCAGGTATTTCAAAAGATCATATTGAAATTGACATTAAAGATTCAATACTCACTATTCAAggtgaaaagaaaaagaatttaaataaacaacaacaacaattagttattgaaaaatcatcaacatcaccatcatcatcaacattagATAGCAAAGAAGATGAACCATCAATTGAAGAGTTTGAAGATGATattaaaccaaaatcaacCACCAGTACTACAACTGTatctactaccaccaccgcCACTAAAGAGAATAaagaagatgaaaataaaacaaaaccaactgataaaaagtttatttcaGAAAGatcatttggtaattttaaaagatatttagaTTTAACAAAAGTTTTATATcaattagatttaaattcaatcaatactcaatttgaaaatggtttattaacaattacaatcaatAAGAAATTACATTATCCAaatccaattaaaattaatataaattaa
- the hspG7 gene encoding heat shock protein Hsp20 domain-containing protein, with the protein MATIFDILNTLNNNNFENCKRQCSTNKSNKTIIDILPPMDVTMTNDKLIIETELAGISKDQIEIDIKDSILTIQGEKKKNLNKQQQQLVIEKSSTSPSSSTLDSKENGPSIEEFEDDIKPKSTTSTTTVSTATTTKENKEDENKTKSSDKKFISERSFGNFKRYLDLTKVLYQLDLNSINTQFENGLLTITINKKLHYSNTIKININ; encoded by the coding sequence atggcAACAAtctttgatattttaaatactcttaataataataattttgaaaattgtaaaaGACAATGTTCAACCAATAAAAgcaataaaacaattattgaTATACTACCACCAATGGATGTAACAATGACAAATGATAAACTAATCATTGAAACAGAGTTAGCAGGTATTTCAAAAGatcaaattgaaattgacATTAAAGATTCAATACTCACCATTCAAggtgaaaagaaaaagaatttaaataaacaacaacaacaattagttattgaaaaatcatcaacatcaccatcatcatcaacattagATAGCAAAGAAAACGGACCATCAATTGAAGAGTTTGAAGATGATATTAAGCCAAAATCAACCACCAGTACTACAACTGTATCTACAGCCACCACCACAAAAGAGAATAaagaagatgaaaataaaacaaaatcaagtgataaaaagtttatttcaGAAAGatcatttggtaattttaaaagatatttagaTTTAACAAAAGTTTTATATcaattagatttaaattcaatcaatactcaatttgaaaatggtttattaacaattacaatcaatAAGAAATTACATTACtcaaatacaattaaaattaatataaattaa
- the hspG6 gene encoding heat shock protein Hsp20 domain-containing protein, whose amino-acid sequence MATIFDILNTLNNNNNNNNFENCKRQCPINKSNKTIIDKLPPMDVTMTNDKLIIETELAGISKDHIEIDIKDSILTIQGEKKKNLNKQQQQLVIEKSTSSSTLDSKEDEPSIEEFEDDIKPKSKSDNTTVSTTTTATTKENKEDENKTKSTDKKFISERSFGNFKRYLDLTKILYQLDLNSINTQFENGLLTITINKKLHYSNTIKININ is encoded by the coding sequence atggcaACAAtctttgatattttaaatactcttaataataataataataataataattttgaaaattgtaaaaGACAATGTCCAATTAATAAAAGCAATAAAACGATTATTGATAAACTACCACCAATGGATGTAACAATgacaaatgataaattaatcaTTGAAACAGAGTTAGCAGGTATTTCAAAAGATcatattgaaattgatattaaagaTTCAATACTCACTATTCAAggtgaaaagaaaaagaatttaaataaacaacaacaacaattagttattgaaaaatcaacatcatcatcaacattagATAGCAAAGAAGATGAGCCATCGATTGAAGAGTTTGAAGATGATattaaaccaaaatcaaaatctgaCAATACAACTGTATCTACTACAACCACCGCCACCACTAAAGAGAACAaagaagatgaaaataaaacaaaatcaactgataaaaagtttatttcaGAAAGatcatttggtaattttaaaagatatttagatttaacaaaaattttatatcaattagatttaaattcaatcaatactcaatttgaaaatggtttattaacaattacaatcaatAAGAAATTACATTAttcaaatacaattaaaattaatataaattaa
- the hspG11 gene encoding heat shock protein Hsp20 domain-containing protein, whose product MATIFDILNTLNNNNFENCKRQCSTNKSNKTIIDILPPMDVTITNDKLIIETELAGISKDQIEIDIKDSILTIQGERKDLNKQHNNNNNNNNNNNNLVIEKSTSTSSTFR is encoded by the coding sequence ATGGCAACAAtctttgatattttaaatactcttaataataataattttgaaaattgtaaaaGACAATGCTCAACCAATAAAAgcaataaaacaattattgaTATACTACCACCAATGGATGtaacaattacaaatgatAAACTAATCATTGAAACAGAGTTAGCAGGTATTTCAAAAGatcaaattgaaattgacATTAAAGATTCAATACTCACTATTCAAGGTGAaagaaaagatttaaataaacaacacaacaacaacaacaacaacaacaacaacaacaacaatttagTTATAGaaaaatcaacatcaacatcatcaactttTAGATAG
- the hspG5 gene encoding heat shock protein Hsp20 domain-containing protein, protein MATLFDILNTLNNNNYFENCKRQCSINKSNKTIIDIIPPMDVTMTNDKLIIETELAGISKDHIEIDIKDSILTIQGEKKKNLNKQQQQLVIEKSTTSSTTLDSKEDEASIEEFEDDIKPKSKSTVTTTATKENKEDENKTKLSDKKFISERSFGNFKRYLDLTKVLYQLDLNSINTQFENGLLTITINKKLHYSNTIKININ, encoded by the coding sequence atggccactctttttgatattttaaatactcttaataataataattattttgaaaattgtaaaaGACAAtgttcaataaataaaagcaataaaacaattattgaTATAATACCACCAATGGATGTAACAATGACAAATGATAAACTAATCATTGAAACAGAGTTAGCAGGTATTTCAAAAGATCATATTGAAATTGACATTAAAGATTCAATACTCACTATTCAAGgcgaaaagaaaaagaatttaaataaacaacaacaacaattagttattgaaaaatcaacaacatcatcaacaacattaGATAGCAAAGAAGATGAAGCATCAATTGAGGAGTTTGAAGATGATattaaaccaaaatcaaagTCTACAGTCACCACCACCGCCACTAAAGAGAATAaagaagatgaaaataaaacaaaattaagtgataaaaagtttatttcaGAAAGatcatttggtaattttaaaagatatttagaTTTAACAAAAGTTTTATATcaattagatttaaattcaatcaatactcaatttgaaaatggtttattaacaattacaatcaatAAGAAATTACATTACtcaaatacaattaaaattaatataaattaa
- the nramp1 gene encoding natural resistance-associated macrophage protein, with product MTPRIESEESAPLVNKNNNNNNDNNNNNNVDEENPLIIESGIPIEDLEQKNKPYLIKVPNIDKPDSKWINFKTLWAFTGPGFLMSIAYLDPGNLESDIQAGAMAGYQLLWVLFWSTVIGFWLQMLASRLGVVTGKHLAEHCREQYPKTPRLLLWLMTELAIIGSDIQEVIGTAIALQILSNGHIPLWAGVLFTAADTFTFLFLEKYGIRKLEAFFCSLIAIMAISFGVEYIISKPDQIEVVKGVFIPLCSQNNISQAVGILGAVVMPHNIYLHSALVQSREIDRKSETQVKIANKYNRLESAFALIISFIINLLLVSVFAKGFYGETTEIGLSSAADFLMDKYGKVAKYIWAIGLFSAGQCSTMTGTYSGQFVMEGFLKLKIAPWKRLLITRCTAIVPAMVVAILSTSHLDSLDQWLNILQSIQLPFAVVPVLLFTSSEKIMGSKFKNHWLNNQFVRFLSLLIIAINIYLIITFSMQISESAWMISIVSISFFFYFIFIVYLSMGQENFNSMTKKIKNLFNNNSNQTYNNINY from the exons atgacACCCAGAATTGAAAGTGAGGAATCTGCTCCTCtagtaaataaaaacaacaacaataataacgataataataataataataatgttgatgAAGAAAACCCTTTAATAATAGAAAGTGGTATTCCAATTGAAGATTtagaacaaaaaaataaaccatatttaattaaagtaccaaatattgataaacCAGATTCt aaatggataaattttaaaacattatgGGCATTTACAGGACCAGGATTTTTAATGAGTATAGCATATTTAGATCCTGGTAATTTAGAGAGTGATATTCAAGCAGGAGCAATGGCAGGATATCAATTACTTTGGGTATTATTTTGGTCAACAGTTATTGGATTTTGGTTACAAATGTTAGCATCAAGATTGGGTGTTGTAACAGGTAAACATTTAGCTGAACATTGTAGAGAACAATATCCAAAGACACCAAGGCTATTGTTATGGTTAATGACAGAGTTGGCCATTATAGGTAGTGATATTCAAGAGGTTATCGGTACTGCGATTGCCTTGCAAATCTTATCGAATGGACATATACCATTATGGGCTGGTGTATTATTCACTGCAGCTGATACATtcacatttttatttttagagaaATATGGTATTAGAAAGTTGGAGGCATTCTTTTGCTCCTTGATTGCAATCATGGCCATTTCTTTTGGTGTAGAATACATCATTAGCAAGCCCGACCAAATTGAGGTGGTAAAAGGTGTATTCATACCATTATGCTCACAGAACAACATTTCCCAAGCTGTGGGTATCTTGGGGGCAGTTGTAATGCCACATAATATCTACTTACATAGCGCTTTGGTACAGTCAAGAGAAATCGATAGAAAGAGTGAAACTCAAGTAAAAATCGCAAATAAATACAATCGTTTAGAATCTGCATTCGCATTGATCatctcttttattattaatctaTTATTGGTATCAGTTTTCGCTAAAGGATTCTATGGAGAAACTACAGAGATTGGGTTATCATCGGCTGCTGATTTCCTTATGGACAAGTATGGTAAGGTTGCAAAATACATTTGGGCAATCGGTTTATTTAGTGCTGGTCAATGCTCGACTATGACAGGTACCTATAGTGGTCAATTTGTAATGGAAGGtttcttaaaattaaaaatcgcACCTTGGAAAAGATTATTAATCACCCGTTGTACCGCTATCGTTCCTGCTATGGTTGTTGCTATATTATCGACTTCTCATTTGGATTCTTTAGATCAATGGTTAAACATTTTGCAAAGTATTCAATTACCCTTTGCAGTGGTAcctgtattattatttacaagcTCTGAGAAAATTATGggttcaaaatttaaaaatcattggttaaataatcaatttgttAGATTTTTATCACTATTAATCATTGCAATcaacatttatttaattatcacTTTCTCAATGCAAATCTCTGAATCAGCTTGGATGATTTCAATAGTTTCAatatctttctttttttatttcattttcatagtttatttatcaaTGGGTCAAGAAAACTTTAATTCTATGactaaaaaaatcaaaaatttatttaataataattcaaatcaaacttataataatattaattattaa
- the hspG10 gene encoding HSP20-like chaperone domain-containing protein, producing MATIFDILNTHNNNNNFENCKRQCSTNKSNKTIIDILPSMDVTMTNDKLIIETELAGISKDHIEIDIKDSILTI from the coding sequence ATGGCAACAAtctttgatattttaaatactcataataataataataattttgaaaattgtaaaaGACAATGCTCAACCAATAAAAGCAATAAAACGATAATTGATATACTACCATCAATGGATGTAACAATGACAAATGATAAACTAATCATTGAAACAGAGTTAGCAGGTATTTCAAAAGATCATATTGAAATTGACATTAAAGATTCAATACTCACTATTTAA
- the hspG9 gene encoding heat shock protein Hsp20 domain-containing protein, with protein sequence MATIFDILNTLNNNNFKNCKRQCPINKSNKTIIDIIPSMDVTMTNDKLIIETELAGISKDDIEIDIKDSILTIQGEKKKNLNKQQQQLVSEKSSTSPSTLDSKEDEPSIEEFEDDIKPKSATSTTTTTTKENKDDENKTKSSDKKFISERSFGNFKRYLDLTKVLYQLDLNSINTQFENGLLTITINKKLHYSNTIKININ encoded by the coding sequence atggcaACAAtctttgatattttaaatactcttaataataataattttaaaaattgtaaaagaCAATGTCCAATTAATAAAAgcaataaaacaattattgaTATAATACCATCAATGGATGTAACAATGACAAATGATAAACTAATCATTGAAACAGAGTTAGCAGGTATTTCAAAagatgatattgaaattgaCATTAAAGATTCAATACTCACTATTCAAggtgaaaagaaaaagaatttaaataaacaacaacaacaattagttagtgaaaaatcatcaacatcaccatcaacattAGATAGCAAAGAAGATGAACCATCAATTGAAGAGTTTGAAGATGACATTAAACCAAAATCAGCCACCAGTactacaaccaccaccactaaaGAGAAcaaagatgatgaaaataaaacaaaatcaagtgataaaaagtttatttcaGAAAGatcatttggtaattttaaaagatatttagaTTTAACAAAAGTTTTATATcaattagatttaaattcaatcaatactcaatttgaaaatggtttattaacaattacaatcaatAAGAAATTACATTACtcaaatacaattaaaattaatataaattaa
- a CDS encoding doublecortin domain-containing protein has translation MTSTSGKPKMEKFGLQTDKSARVILFRNGDRYHVEGVHCLVHSSKFKTFDQLKLEFSKKVGLFTGNVQKVYSMDKKRIQDIKDFVDGHHYICCGAEPLNTEVIPKGIQDIFGKAEVSDQDDEPKPSKPFVSSVPPPPTPTPTSSSGTTTTSQPTLSASPSVSSAQSPKKPVVSAYKESAVHSIDKFSVQTEKAKVIMCFRNGDRYHSGERVTVHSTKFKTYDQLKEQLSKQVKLPTGPVRKLYLASSGKLVKTMEEIIDGEYYVCAGGETLNPLDFSPTLSEHVKQKKLQEQQQQASEQQKPQEQEIF, from the exons atgacaTCTACTTCAGGTAAACCTAAAATGGAGAAATTTGGTCTTCAAACCGACAAATCTGCCCgtgtaatattatttagaAATGGTGATAGATATCATGTTGAAGGTGTTCATTGCCTTGTTCACTCttccaaatttaaaacatttgatcaa ttaaaattagaattttcaaaaaaagttGGATTATTTACAGGAAATGTACAAAAAGTTTATTCAAtggataaaaaaagaattcaagATATAAAGGATTTTGTTGATGGACATCATTATATTTGTTGTGGTGCAGAACCATTAAATACAGAGGTAATACCAAAAGGTATTCAAGATATATTTGGTAAAGCAGAAGTTAGCGATCAAGATGATGAACCAAAACCAAGTAAACCATTTGTTAGTAGTGTAcctccaccaccaacaccaacaccaacatcatcaaGTGGTACCACTACAACATCACAACCAACACTATCAGCATCACCATCAGTTTCAAGTGCACAATCACCTAAAAAACCAGTTGTATCAGCATATAAAGAGAGTGCAGTtcattcaattgataaattttcaGTTCAGACAGAGAAAGCTAAAGTTATAATGTGTTTTAGAAATGGTGATAGATATCATTCTGGTGAACGTGTAACTGTACATtcaaccaaatttaaaacttatgatcaattaaaagaacaaCTCTCAAAACAAGTTAAATTACCAACTGGTCCAGTcagaaaattatatttagCTTCTTCTGGTAAACTCGTTAAGACAATGGAAGAAATTATTGATGGTGAATATTATGTTTGTGCAGGTGGTGAAACTTTAAATCCATTGGATTTCTCTCCAACTTTATCAGAACATGttaaacaaaagaaattacaagaacaacaacaacaagcttcAGAGCAACAAAAACCACAAGAACaagaaatattttaa
- the pex16 gene encoding peroxin 16, with protein sequence MIPKQPKSNILIFLLENSDHLGLLKSLITFLPGRYGDSELFSEGLYSVANILQSYLDYRSSGILLSNNIDKISNGEKVPPPYYLTTLRWITTVQSLELFFEMLATKKGEQHDDSNSNNNNSNNNIKKMIIFIIELLKAILRLKLLIKTNGDMLVHHSFYVPSKDVKTILENNRNQQKQFQNKRPAVTMSINNNNNINNNDNNNINNNNNTNDDNFNNNNNNNNNRRTLSDQIFEQQRIVNQENNLLYQQQRELQQNESTLIKLLPPPPPKDYNTKTIGEILFIFRPVIYWVSYCIFGKKSWKPWFLSLVTELLSKSFSEYGNFKQKIRLTLLEAKELNRRKKLLFFYLIRSPFYEKFIGDGLLNKFLNFLKKIHIFKTLIDILINYLNVYRTRYFYTSAS encoded by the exons atgattCCAAAAcaaccaaaatcaaatattttaatatttttattagagAATAGTGATCATTTgggattattaaaatcattaattacatttttaCCAGGTAGATATGGTGATTCTGAATTGTTTAGTGAAGGTCTTTATAGTGTAGCAAATATATTGCAATCATATTTAGATTATAGGTCATCAGGAATtctattatcaaataatatcgataaaatatcaaatggTGAAAAAGTACCACCACCCTATTATTTAACAACTTTACGTTGGATTACAACAGTGCAAAGTTTAGAATTATTCTTTGAAATGTTAGCAACAAAAAAAGGAGAACAACATGAcgatagtaatagtaataacaataatagtaataataatattaaaaagatgataatatttataattgaattattaaaagcaATTTTAcgtttaaaactattaattaaaacaaatggtGATATGTTGGTACATCATTCATTTTATGTACCTTCAAAAGATGTAAAAACAATACTTGAAAATAATCgaaatcaacaaaaacaattccAAAATAAAAGACCAGCTGTAACAAtgtcaataaataataataataatattaataataatgataataataatattaataataataataatacaaacgatgataattttaataataataataataataataataatagaagaACATTATCAGATCAAATATTTGAACAACAACGAATTGTAAAccaagaaaataatttattatatcaaCAACAGAGAGAATTACAACAAAACGAATcaacattaattaaattattaccacctccaccaccaaAAGATTATAATACAAAAACTATTGGTgagattttatttatatttagaCCTGTTATTTATT ggGTTTCATATTGTATATTTGGTAAAAAGTCTTGGAAACCATGGTTTTTATCATTAGTTACTGAATTATTAAGCAAATCATTTTCAGAATATGGAAATTTTAAACAGAAAATACGATTAACCTTATTGGAAGCCAAAGAATTGAATAGAAGAAagaaattactttttttctatttaattAGATCACCATTCTATGAAAAGTTTATTGGTGATGGtttattaaacaaatttttaaactttttgaaaaagattcatatctttaaaacattaattgatattttaattaactATTTAAATGTCTATAGAACAAGATATTTCTATACATCAGCTtcttaa